In Glycine max cultivar Williams 82 chromosome 7, Glycine_max_v4.0, whole genome shotgun sequence, a single window of DNA contains:
- the LOC100788345 gene encoding phospholipase A I isoform X1, producing the protein MSWGLGWKRPSEIFHLTLSYGIDDPPENLARTSTSSRSSSSSSSSSSSSGSISSILSQDQDLGFRIELDWSASDDEDQVALKLQSQLMVALPMPQDTVVVELRPRDDDESVVDLGMKVVKRREPLRAVTMAKAVASGQQSDGTGILIRLLRSDLPSSMPPNVGDAVAGSGHHWTSLAALSLCGCGLSVLPVELTQLPHLEKLYLDNNRLTVLPPELGELRSLKVLRIDNNMLVSVPAELRQCMQLVELSLEHNKLVRPLLDFRAMAELRVLRLFGNPLEFLPEILPLHKLRHLSLANIRIVADENLRSVNVQIEMENSSYFGASRHKLSAVFSLIFRFSSCHHPLLASALGKIMQDQGNRVFVGKDENAVRQLISMISSDNCHVVEQACSALSSLASDDSVALHLMKADIMQPIGTVLKSAGLEEVISVLQVVVQLAFTSDTVAEKMLTKDILKSLKNLCAHKDPEVQRLALLAVGNLAFSLENRRILVSSESLRELLLRLAVATEPRVYKAAARALAILGENENLRRAIKGRQVGKQGLRILSMDGGGMKGLATVQMLKEIEKGTGKRIHELFDLICGTSTGGMLAVALGIKLMTLEECEDIYKNLGKLVFADPVPKDNEAATWREKLDQLYKSSSQSFRVVVHGSKHSAEQFERLLKEMCADEDGDLMIDSAVKNVPKVFVVSTLVSMMPAQPFVFRNYQYPAGTPEVALVATSDGSGINVLASPIGEQVGYKRSAFIGSCKHQVWKAIRASSAAPYYLDDFSDDVNRWQDGAIVANNPTIFAIREAQLLWPDTKIDCLVSVGCGSVRTRVRKGGWRYLDTGQVLIESSCSVDRVEEALSTLLPMLPEIQYFRFNPVDERCDMELDETDPTIWLKLESAIEEYIQKNHHAFENVCDRLLLPFQHEEKWSENLRSKLPKTKESLEGADGPTLGWRRNVLLVEASHNPDSGRVIHHARELESFCARNGIRLSLMQGLSGIVKTVPSTTFPTPFQSPLFTGSFPSSPRMFSPDLGQRIGRIDLVPPLSLDGQLGKTIASPPMSPRGLRQLSFPVKSLHEKLQNSPQVGVIHLALQNDSDGLIVSWHNDVFVVAEPGELAEKFLQNVKFSLLSTMRSHRRRGASLLANISTISDLVAFKPYFQIGGIVHRYLGRQTLVMEDDQEIASYMFRRTVPSMHLSPEDVRWMVGAWRDRIIICTGTYGPTHALIKAFLDSGAKAIVCSSSEPPESLSTTVDGYIELNVMENGKFEIGEDEADDENIPASPVSDWEDSDAERNVDHTFSFWDDDEEELSHFVCQLYDSLFREGASINVALQHALASYRRMRYVCHLPGVQ; encoded by the exons ATGTCTTGGGGATTGGGTTGGAAGAGACCTTCGGAGATCTTCCACCTCACTCTCAGCTATGGCATCGACGATCCGCCGGAGAATCTCGCCCGCACTTCAACCTCCTCCcgctcttcctcttcttcttcgtcCTCGTCGTCTTCGTCGGGTTCTATTTCCTCAATCCTCTCGCAGGATCAGGACCTCGGGTTTCGCATTGAATTGGATTGGTCGGCGTCGGACGACGAGGATCAGGTGGCGTTGAAGCTTCAGTCCCAGCTGATGGTGGCGTTGCCGATGCCGCAGGACACGGTCGTGGTTGAGTTGAGGCCGAGGGACGATGATGAAAGCGTGGTGGACTTGGGAATGAAGGTTGTTAAGCGAAGGGAGCCTCTCAGGGCGGTCACAATGGCCAAGGCCGTTGCCTCCGGTCAGCAGAGCGACGGCACTGGTATTTTGATACGCTTGTTGCGCTCCGATTTGCCGTCCTCGATGCCGCCAAACGTTGGAGATGCCGTTGCCGGTTCCGGCCACCACTGGACTAGTCTTGCTGCGCTCAGCCTCTGCGGCTGTGGCTTGTCG GTATTACCAGTAGAGCTTACACAATTGCCACACCTTGAGAAACTCTATCTAGATAACAACAGGCTAACTGTTTTGCCACCTGAGCTTGGTGAGCTAAGAAGCTTAAAAGTGCTCAGGATTGACAACAATATGCTTGTCTCGGTGCCTG CGGAACTGAGACAGTGTATGCAGTTGGTGGAGTTGTCATTGGAACATAACAAGCTTGTTAGGCCACTTCTTGACTTCAG GGCTATGGCTGAATTACGGGTTCTTAGGCTATTTGGAAATCCTCTTGAGTTTCTTCCTGAAATTTTGCCCCTCCACAAACTTCGACACCTTTCTCTTGCAAATATTAGGATCGTGGCAGATGAAAATTTGAGATCAGTGAATGTGCAAATAGAG ATGGAAAACAGTTCTTATTTCGGTGCATCTAGGCATAAACTCAGTGCCGTCTTCTCTCTTATATTCCGATTTTCTTCTTGTCATCACCCTTTACTAGCATCTGCACTAGGAAAGATAATGCAAGACCAAGGAAATAGAGTGTTTGTAGGTAAAGACGAGAATGCAGTGCGACAGCTTATAAGCATGATAAGTAGTGACAACTGTCATGTG GTTGAACAAGCCTGCTCTGCTCTTTCATCCCTTGCCTCTGATGATTCCGTAGCATTGCATCTGATGAAAGCAGACATCATGCAACCAATTGGAACAGTTCTAAAATCTGCAGGTCTGGAAGAGGTAATATCTGTATTGCAAGTTGTGGTCCAGTTGGCTTTCACATCTGATACTGTGGCTGAGAAGATGTTGACCAaggatattttaaaatcattgaaAAACTTATGTGCCCATAAAGATCCAGAG GTACAAAGGCTAGCTCTGTTAGCTGTTGGGAATTTGGCCTTCAGTCTGGAAAATCGTCGCATACTTGTTTCTTCTGAAAGCTTACGAGAACTTCTCTTACGTCTAGCTGTTGCAACTGAGCCACGTGTGTATAAAGCTGCAGCTCGTGCTTTGGCAATTCTTG GAGAAAATGAAAACCTGAGGCGTGCAATAAAAGGAAGACAAGTGGGTAAGCAAGGACTTCGCATACTCTCAATGGATGGAGGAGGAATGAAAGGTCTAGCAACTGTACAAATGCTAAAGGAAATTGAAAAAGGAACTGGAAAACGAATACATGAGTTGTTTGATTTAATATGCGGCACATCAACAGGAGGAATGCTAGCTGTTGCACTTGGGATTAAGTTAATGACTTTGGAAGAATGTGAAGATATATACAAAAATCTTG GGAAGCTTGTTTTTGCTGATCCTGTTCCCAAGGACAACGAAGCTGCTACTTGGAGAGAAAAATTAGATCAACTTTATAAAAGTTCATCACAGAGTTTTAGGGTTGTTGTTCATGGATCAAAA CATAGTGCAGAACAGTTTGAAAGGCTATTGAAGGAAATGTGTGCTGATGAAGATGGAGATCTAATGATAGATTCTGCTGTGAAAAATGTGCCCAAAGTTTTTGTTGTATCAACCTTGGTGAGCATGATGCCTGCACAACCATTTGTATTTCGCAATTATCAG TACCCTGCTGGAACACCTGAGGTGGCTCTTGTTGCAACATCAGATGGCTCTGGGATCAATGTATTAGCTTCACCTATAGGTGAACAGGTTGGCTATAAGCGTAGTGCTTTCATTGGAAGCTGTAAGCATCAAGTATGGAAGGCTATCAGAGCATCATCTGCTGCTCCTTATTATCTTGATGATTTCTCAGATG ATGTCAACCGCTGGCAAGATGGTGCGATAGTGGCTAACAATCCTACAATTTTTGCCATAAGAGAAGCACAACTTCTGTGGCCAGATACAAAAATTGACTGTCTGGTTTCAGTAGGATGTGGTTCTGTTCGAACCAGG GTACGAAAAGGAGGTTGGCGGTATCTGGATACGGGGCAGGTGTTGATTGAGAGTTCATGCTCTGTTGATCGGGTGGAGGAAGCTTTAAGTACATTGCTACCCATGCTTCCTGAGATACAATATTTTCGTTTCAATCCAG TTGATGAACGCTGTGATATGGAACTTGATGAGACAGATCCGACTATCTGGCTAAAGTTGGAATCTGCGATTGAAGAATATATACAAAAGAATCATCACGCATTTGAAAATGTGTGTGATAGATTGCTTCTTCCTTTCCAGCATGAGGAGAAGTGGTCAGAAAATCTGAGATCTAAATTACCCAAGACAAAGGAATCACTTGAGG GTGCTGATGGCCCCACCTTAGGGTGGAGGCGTAATGTACTACTTGTTGAAGCTTCACATAATCCAGATTCTGGAAGAGTGATCCACCATGCCCGGGAACTTGAGTCATTTTGTGCTCGTAATGGCATACGTTTATCCCTAATGCAGGGTTTGTCTGGGATTGTAAAAACAGTGCCATCAACAACATTCCCAACTCCATTTCAATCACCTCTGTTTACAGGAAGCTTCCCTTCGAGTCCCCGCATGTTTAGTCCTGATCTTGGTCAGAGGATTGGACGAATTGATCTGGTCCCACCTTTAAGTTTAGATGGTCAATTAGGGAaaacaattgcatcacctccaATGTCTCCTCGAGGACTTAGACAGCTCTCTTTTCCCGTGAAATCATTGCATGAGAAATTGCAGAATTCACCGCAAGTGGGTGTTATACATTTGGCTCTTCAAAATGACTCGGATGGCTTAATTGTGAG TTGGCACAATGATGTATTTGTTGTGGCTGAACCTGGAGAACTCGCTGAGAAATTTCTGCAAAATGTTAAATTCAGTTTGTTGTCAACAATGAGGAGCCATCGCAGAAGGGGCGCATCTCTCCTGGCCAATATTTCTACTATTTCTGATTTAGTTGCCTTTAAACCTTATTTCCAAATTGGAGGCATTGTCCACCGTTATCTAGGCCGTCAAACCCTT GTTATGGAAGATGATCAAGAAATTGCTTCATATATGTTTCGTAGGACTGTCCCTTCTATGCACTTATCCCCTGAGGATGTACGATGGATG GTTGGAGCTTGGAGAGACAGGATCATAATATGCACAGGGACATATGGACCTACTCATGCTCTTATCAAGGCCTTTCTGGACTCTGGTGCCAAAGCTATTGTTTGTTCTTCAAGTGAACCTCCAGAGTCTCTGTCGACCACTGTTGATGGTTACATAGAGTTGAATGTGATGGAAAATGGGAAGTTTGAAATTGGGGAAGATGAAGCAGATGATGAGAATATACCCGCCAGTCCAGTAAGCGACTGGGAAGATAGTGACGCTGAGAGAAATGTGGAccacactttttctttttgggaCGATGATGAAGAGGAACTGTCACATTTTGTTTGTCAATTATATGATTCATTATTCAGGGAAGGTGCTAGTATCAATGTTGCTTTGCAACATGCTCTTGCCTCATATCGAAGAATGAGGTATGTGTGCCATCTCCCCGGCGTACAATAA
- the LOC100788345 gene encoding phospholipase A I isoform X2, whose product MQLVELSLEHNKLVRPLLDFRAMAELRVLRLFGNPLEFLPEILPLHKLRHLSLANIRIVADENLRSVNVQIEMENSSYFGASRHKLSAVFSLIFRFSSCHHPLLASALGKIMQDQGNRVFVGKDENAVRQLISMISSDNCHVVEQACSALSSLASDDSVALHLMKADIMQPIGTVLKSAGLEEVISVLQVVVQLAFTSDTVAEKMLTKDILKSLKNLCAHKDPEVQRLALLAVGNLAFSLENRRILVSSESLRELLLRLAVATEPRVYKAAARALAILGENENLRRAIKGRQVGKQGLRILSMDGGGMKGLATVQMLKEIEKGTGKRIHELFDLICGTSTGGMLAVALGIKLMTLEECEDIYKNLGKLVFADPVPKDNEAATWREKLDQLYKSSSQSFRVVVHGSKHSAEQFERLLKEMCADEDGDLMIDSAVKNVPKVFVVSTLVSMMPAQPFVFRNYQYPAGTPEVALVATSDGSGINVLASPIGEQVGYKRSAFIGSCKHQVWKAIRASSAAPYYLDDFSDDVNRWQDGAIVANNPTIFAIREAQLLWPDTKIDCLVSVGCGSVRTRVRKGGWRYLDTGQVLIESSCSVDRVEEALSTLLPMLPEIQYFRFNPVDERCDMELDETDPTIWLKLESAIEEYIQKNHHAFENVCDRLLLPFQHEEKWSENLRSKLPKTKESLEGADGPTLGWRRNVLLVEASHNPDSGRVIHHARELESFCARNGIRLSLMQGLSGIVKTVPSTTFPTPFQSPLFTGSFPSSPRMFSPDLGQRIGRIDLVPPLSLDGQLGKTIASPPMSPRGLRQLSFPVKSLHEKLQNSPQVGVIHLALQNDSDGLIVSWHNDVFVVAEPGELAEKFLQNVKFSLLSTMRSHRRRGASLLANISTISDLVAFKPYFQIGGIVHRYLGRQTLVMEDDQEIASYMFRRTVPSMHLSPEDVRWMVGAWRDRIIICTGTYGPTHALIKAFLDSGAKAIVCSSSEPPESLSTTVDGYIELNVMENGKFEIGEDEADDENIPASPVSDWEDSDAERNVDHTFSFWDDDEEELSHFVCQLYDSLFREGASINVALQHALASYRRMRYVCHLPGVQ is encoded by the exons ATGCAGTTGGTGGAGTTGTCATTGGAACATAACAAGCTTGTTAGGCCACTTCTTGACTTCAG GGCTATGGCTGAATTACGGGTTCTTAGGCTATTTGGAAATCCTCTTGAGTTTCTTCCTGAAATTTTGCCCCTCCACAAACTTCGACACCTTTCTCTTGCAAATATTAGGATCGTGGCAGATGAAAATTTGAGATCAGTGAATGTGCAAATAGAG ATGGAAAACAGTTCTTATTTCGGTGCATCTAGGCATAAACTCAGTGCCGTCTTCTCTCTTATATTCCGATTTTCTTCTTGTCATCACCCTTTACTAGCATCTGCACTAGGAAAGATAATGCAAGACCAAGGAAATAGAGTGTTTGTAGGTAAAGACGAGAATGCAGTGCGACAGCTTATAAGCATGATAAGTAGTGACAACTGTCATGTG GTTGAACAAGCCTGCTCTGCTCTTTCATCCCTTGCCTCTGATGATTCCGTAGCATTGCATCTGATGAAAGCAGACATCATGCAACCAATTGGAACAGTTCTAAAATCTGCAGGTCTGGAAGAGGTAATATCTGTATTGCAAGTTGTGGTCCAGTTGGCTTTCACATCTGATACTGTGGCTGAGAAGATGTTGACCAaggatattttaaaatcattgaaAAACTTATGTGCCCATAAAGATCCAGAG GTACAAAGGCTAGCTCTGTTAGCTGTTGGGAATTTGGCCTTCAGTCTGGAAAATCGTCGCATACTTGTTTCTTCTGAAAGCTTACGAGAACTTCTCTTACGTCTAGCTGTTGCAACTGAGCCACGTGTGTATAAAGCTGCAGCTCGTGCTTTGGCAATTCTTG GAGAAAATGAAAACCTGAGGCGTGCAATAAAAGGAAGACAAGTGGGTAAGCAAGGACTTCGCATACTCTCAATGGATGGAGGAGGAATGAAAGGTCTAGCAACTGTACAAATGCTAAAGGAAATTGAAAAAGGAACTGGAAAACGAATACATGAGTTGTTTGATTTAATATGCGGCACATCAACAGGAGGAATGCTAGCTGTTGCACTTGGGATTAAGTTAATGACTTTGGAAGAATGTGAAGATATATACAAAAATCTTG GGAAGCTTGTTTTTGCTGATCCTGTTCCCAAGGACAACGAAGCTGCTACTTGGAGAGAAAAATTAGATCAACTTTATAAAAGTTCATCACAGAGTTTTAGGGTTGTTGTTCATGGATCAAAA CATAGTGCAGAACAGTTTGAAAGGCTATTGAAGGAAATGTGTGCTGATGAAGATGGAGATCTAATGATAGATTCTGCTGTGAAAAATGTGCCCAAAGTTTTTGTTGTATCAACCTTGGTGAGCATGATGCCTGCACAACCATTTGTATTTCGCAATTATCAG TACCCTGCTGGAACACCTGAGGTGGCTCTTGTTGCAACATCAGATGGCTCTGGGATCAATGTATTAGCTTCACCTATAGGTGAACAGGTTGGCTATAAGCGTAGTGCTTTCATTGGAAGCTGTAAGCATCAAGTATGGAAGGCTATCAGAGCATCATCTGCTGCTCCTTATTATCTTGATGATTTCTCAGATG ATGTCAACCGCTGGCAAGATGGTGCGATAGTGGCTAACAATCCTACAATTTTTGCCATAAGAGAAGCACAACTTCTGTGGCCAGATACAAAAATTGACTGTCTGGTTTCAGTAGGATGTGGTTCTGTTCGAACCAGG GTACGAAAAGGAGGTTGGCGGTATCTGGATACGGGGCAGGTGTTGATTGAGAGTTCATGCTCTGTTGATCGGGTGGAGGAAGCTTTAAGTACATTGCTACCCATGCTTCCTGAGATACAATATTTTCGTTTCAATCCAG TTGATGAACGCTGTGATATGGAACTTGATGAGACAGATCCGACTATCTGGCTAAAGTTGGAATCTGCGATTGAAGAATATATACAAAAGAATCATCACGCATTTGAAAATGTGTGTGATAGATTGCTTCTTCCTTTCCAGCATGAGGAGAAGTGGTCAGAAAATCTGAGATCTAAATTACCCAAGACAAAGGAATCACTTGAGG GTGCTGATGGCCCCACCTTAGGGTGGAGGCGTAATGTACTACTTGTTGAAGCTTCACATAATCCAGATTCTGGAAGAGTGATCCACCATGCCCGGGAACTTGAGTCATTTTGTGCTCGTAATGGCATACGTTTATCCCTAATGCAGGGTTTGTCTGGGATTGTAAAAACAGTGCCATCAACAACATTCCCAACTCCATTTCAATCACCTCTGTTTACAGGAAGCTTCCCTTCGAGTCCCCGCATGTTTAGTCCTGATCTTGGTCAGAGGATTGGACGAATTGATCTGGTCCCACCTTTAAGTTTAGATGGTCAATTAGGGAaaacaattgcatcacctccaATGTCTCCTCGAGGACTTAGACAGCTCTCTTTTCCCGTGAAATCATTGCATGAGAAATTGCAGAATTCACCGCAAGTGGGTGTTATACATTTGGCTCTTCAAAATGACTCGGATGGCTTAATTGTGAG TTGGCACAATGATGTATTTGTTGTGGCTGAACCTGGAGAACTCGCTGAGAAATTTCTGCAAAATGTTAAATTCAGTTTGTTGTCAACAATGAGGAGCCATCGCAGAAGGGGCGCATCTCTCCTGGCCAATATTTCTACTATTTCTGATTTAGTTGCCTTTAAACCTTATTTCCAAATTGGAGGCATTGTCCACCGTTATCTAGGCCGTCAAACCCTT GTTATGGAAGATGATCAAGAAATTGCTTCATATATGTTTCGTAGGACTGTCCCTTCTATGCACTTATCCCCTGAGGATGTACGATGGATG GTTGGAGCTTGGAGAGACAGGATCATAATATGCACAGGGACATATGGACCTACTCATGCTCTTATCAAGGCCTTTCTGGACTCTGGTGCCAAAGCTATTGTTTGTTCTTCAAGTGAACCTCCAGAGTCTCTGTCGACCACTGTTGATGGTTACATAGAGTTGAATGTGATGGAAAATGGGAAGTTTGAAATTGGGGAAGATGAAGCAGATGATGAGAATATACCCGCCAGTCCAGTAAGCGACTGGGAAGATAGTGACGCTGAGAGAAATGTGGAccacactttttctttttgggaCGATGATGAAGAGGAACTGTCACATTTTGTTTGTCAATTATATGATTCATTATTCAGGGAAGGTGCTAGTATCAATGTTGCTTTGCAACATGCTCTTGCCTCATATCGAAGAATGAGGTATGTGTGCCATCTCCCCGGCGTACAATAA